The Parashewanella spongiae genome has a window encoding:
- a CDS encoding LacI family DNA-binding transcriptional regulator — translation MKGKATSIDIAHLAGVSQSTVSRALRNSPLVNKETTEKVKQIAKELNYKVDKHASSLRTQQSNTLALLIFADPTSDNSLINPFFLSMLGSITQASAKHDYDLLLSFQQSSDDWHADFEDSQKADGIILLGYGDAVDFAPKLKQLDEQGTHYVRWGPPANNLPSICCDNKSGGYQATQHLLSENHSRIAFIGDASVHCPEFFERYQGYAEALIKAGHPIEPKLQTDSISTEQSGYEATMKLLKADQNFTAIFAASDLIAIGAIKAIKESGKHIPTDFSIVGFDDIQIARFMNPPLTTIRQDTSTAGEALVETLLDNIKGNLQQQILLNPELIVRNSSRTV, via the coding sequence ATGAAAGGGAAAGCTACGTCGATAGACATTGCTCATCTTGCTGGAGTATCTCAGTCAACGGTTTCTCGAGCATTACGAAACAGCCCTTTGGTTAATAAAGAAACAACCGAAAAAGTTAAACAGATAGCCAAAGAATTAAATTATAAAGTCGACAAACATGCGAGCAGTTTACGAACTCAGCAAAGCAATACATTAGCTCTGTTGATTTTTGCCGATCCGACTTCTGATAATTCGCTCATTAATCCATTTTTTTTGTCGATGCTAGGCTCTATCACCCAAGCCTCAGCAAAGCATGATTATGATTTATTACTATCATTCCAACAATCTTCTGATGATTGGCATGCTGATTTTGAAGATAGTCAAAAGGCCGATGGGATTATTTTACTTGGTTATGGTGATGCTGTTGATTTCGCGCCTAAATTAAAACAATTAGATGAACAAGGGACGCATTATGTTCGTTGGGGCCCTCCAGCAAACAACTTACCTTCTATTTGTTGTGATAATAAGAGCGGTGGCTACCAAGCTACTCAACATTTACTTTCAGAAAATCATAGTAGAATTGCATTTATTGGTGATGCTTCTGTGCATTGTCCTGAGTTTTTTGAACGATATCAGGGATACGCTGAAGCCTTAATAAAAGCGGGGCATCCTATTGAACCGAAGCTTCAAACTGACTCGATTTCGACTGAACAATCGGGTTATGAGGCAACAATGAAATTGCTGAAAGCAGATCAAAATTTTACTGCTATTTTTGCTGCGAGTGATTTAATTGCTATCGGTGCAATAAAAGCAATAAAAGAAAGTGGTAAACATATACCGACTGATTTCAGTATCGTAGGATTTGATGATATTCAAATTGCACGCTTTATGAACCCACCTTTAACAACAATCAGGCAAGACACCAGTACAGCTGGAGAAGCATTAGTCGAAACTTTACTCGACAATATTAAAGGTAACCTACAACAACAAATCTTATTAAATCCTGAGTTAATTGTAAGAAATTCAAGTCGAACAGTTTAG
- a CDS encoding YeaC family protein, protein MMDINKVIDEMSEDVYQKMLLAAEIGKWEDGTALSDEQKEHTLQVVMLYQARRLQQKDHFTIASGGQINELTKAQLKREFRGETIAEFKQEDL, encoded by the coding sequence ATAATGGACATTAATAAAGTCATTGATGAGATGTCTGAAGACGTTTATCAAAAAATGTTATTGGCAGCAGAAATTGGTAAATGGGAAGATGGCACCGCGTTGTCTGATGAGCAAAAAGAACATACCTTACAAGTGGTTATGTTGTATCAAGCTAGAAGGCTTCAACAGAAAGATCATTTCACCATTGCTAGTGGCGGTCAGATAAACGAACTCACGAAAGCTCAACTTAAAAGAGAGTTTAGAGGTGAGACTATTGCTGAGTTCAAACAAGAAGATCTGTAA
- a CDS encoding class I SAM-dependent methyltransferase, which translates to MEYLEINKDAWNKRTRVHVDSKFYDVEGFLNGKCSLNPIELEQVGCVSGKELLHLQCHFGQDTLSWARRGAKVTGVDLSSQAITQAQKLSEELNLNAEFICDDIYHFGEVNEKKFDIVFTSYGVLCWLPDLDLWAQTIAKSLKQGGQFNLVEFHAFHDVLSGYSYFKKETPDIESEGTYTENCSGEESTVITWPHSLSEIINALIGAGISIESLQEYPYSPYNCFEGLQHVDGKGYVAQHKGQQIPLVYSITGRKGKKGLVKKEGS; encoded by the coding sequence ATGGAATATTTAGAAATAAACAAAGATGCATGGAATAAGCGCACAAGGGTTCATGTTGACTCGAAATTTTATGACGTAGAAGGCTTTTTAAACGGTAAGTGCTCGCTCAACCCTATAGAGCTAGAGCAAGTAGGCTGTGTAAGTGGTAAAGAGTTATTACATTTACAATGTCACTTTGGTCAAGACACCCTTTCTTGGGCAAGGCGGGGCGCAAAAGTTACTGGGGTAGATTTATCTTCACAAGCCATAACACAAGCACAAAAGTTATCAGAAGAACTTAATCTCAATGCTGAGTTTATTTGCGATGATATCTACCATTTTGGTGAAGTGAATGAAAAAAAGTTTGATATTGTTTTCACTTCTTATGGTGTACTTTGTTGGTTGCCAGATCTAGATTTATGGGCGCAAACCATCGCTAAGTCTTTGAAGCAAGGTGGACAATTTAACCTTGTTGAATTCCATGCTTTTCATGATGTGCTTTCAGGGTATTCGTACTTCAAGAAAGAAACCCCTGATATCGAATCAGAAGGTACCTATACCGAAAATTGCTCTGGTGAGGAGTCTACTGTAATTACATGGCCACACTCATTGAGTGAAATTATAAATGCATTAATAGGCGCTGGTATTTCGATAGAGAGCTTACAAGAATACCCATATAGTCCATACAATTGTTTTGAAGGGCTACAGCATGTTGATGGGAAAGGCTATGTAGCACAGCATAAAGGTCAACAAATTCCATTAGTCTATTCAATTACTGGGCGCAAAGGAAAGAAAGGTTTGGTGAAAAAGGAAGGATCATGA
- a CDS encoding alpha-amylase family glycosyl hydrolase: MLNKLTLGLFAAVSFTTVAETTEFYGTLHPYASENIYFVITDRFVDGDKSNNYENDSGFDRPLEWPTGEKGNVGFLGGDFKGLLNQADYIKDLGFSSVWTTPIFQNPAEAFTGGHEIKPTGFAMDKGKSGYHGYWGVNFYKLDKHLPSKNLDFQQLNHKLTEKGLKTVLDVVLNHGSPSYTMEKQQPLFGQLFDKNGNLVADHMNLSPQSLKPKIEPLHEFFNQKPDLAQLSDINIENPKVMDYFVEAYIQWLGQGASALRLDTVKHIPAHVWGEFSKRIRKHYPDLFMFGEVYSYNAKEIAKYTYPKYGAMSVLDFPLKQAMDDVFAQQKGFETLAAALYLEDGPYANPYELTTFYDNHDMARINATDNGFIDAHNWLFTARGIPVLYYGSEIGFNRGKPEHFGNRNYFGVENIEKAKNHVIAKNLTRIAKIRLNNIALQRGIQIPIEMKGDRAAFYRVFQHDGLYQTALVFLNKSDSSLEFTIPSDIQDGKWFDVITKNELPFTSGKKVRVNAHDVKVFTISDKLTNHMLLQKLKHAMEHRLGGLK; this comes from the coding sequence ATGTTGAATAAATTAACCCTAGGTTTATTTGCTGCGGTGTCATTCACGACAGTCGCAGAAACTACTGAGTTCTATGGCACATTGCATCCTTATGCGAGTGAAAACATCTACTTTGTGATCACTGATCGATTTGTAGATGGTGATAAGTCAAATAACTACGAAAATGACTCTGGTTTTGATCGCCCTTTGGAATGGCCGACAGGTGAGAAAGGAAATGTTGGCTTTTTAGGAGGGGATTTTAAAGGGTTACTGAACCAAGCTGATTATATTAAGGATCTTGGTTTCTCATCTGTTTGGACTACACCAATTTTTCAAAACCCAGCAGAAGCATTTACAGGTGGCCATGAAATTAAACCCACTGGTTTTGCTATGGATAAAGGAAAATCGGGTTATCATGGTTATTGGGGCGTAAATTTTTATAAATTAGATAAACATCTACCTTCCAAAAATTTAGATTTCCAGCAGTTAAACCATAAACTAACTGAGAAAGGCTTAAAAACAGTACTCGACGTCGTGCTAAATCATGGTTCACCTTCTTATACTATGGAGAAACAGCAACCGTTATTTGGGCAGCTTTTTGATAAGAATGGCAATCTTGTAGCCGATCATATGAATTTGTCTCCTCAATCACTTAAGCCTAAAATCGAGCCTTTGCACGAATTTTTTAATCAAAAGCCAGATCTTGCCCAGCTATCAGACATTAATATCGAAAACCCAAAAGTCATGGATTATTTTGTTGAAGCTTATATCCAATGGCTAGGGCAGGGAGCAAGTGCTTTACGTTTAGATACGGTAAAGCATATCCCTGCTCATGTTTGGGGAGAGTTTAGTAAACGTATTCGCAAGCATTATCCAGACTTATTCATGTTTGGAGAAGTGTATTCATACAATGCTAAAGAAATCGCCAAGTACACTTACCCTAAATATGGCGCGATGAGTGTATTAGATTTTCCACTAAAGCAAGCTATGGATGATGTTTTTGCACAACAAAAGGGCTTTGAAACGTTAGCCGCAGCATTGTATTTAGAAGATGGCCCTTACGCTAACCCGTATGAGTTAACGACCTTTTATGATAATCACGACATGGCGCGCATTAACGCAACAGATAATGGCTTTATTGACGCACATAATTGGCTCTTTACGGCACGTGGTATACCCGTTTTGTATTATGGAAGTGAAATAGGTTTTAACCGCGGAAAACCGGAACATTTTGGAAACCGCAATTATTTTGGTGTTGAAAACATCGAGAAAGCTAAAAATCATGTAATTGCTAAAAATCTGACTAGAATTGCTAAAATACGGCTAAATAACATTGCCTTGCAACGTGGCATACAAATACCGATTGAAATGAAAGGAGATAGAGCCGCATTTTATCGTGTTTTTCAACATGATGGCCTATATCAAACTGCGTTAGTTTTCTTAAATAAAAGCGATAGTTCACTTGAGTTTACCATTCCTAGCGATATTCAAGATGGGAAGTGGTTCGATGTTATTACTAAGAATGAATTGCCGTTCACTTCAGGCAAAAAGGTGCGGGTTAACGCGCATGATGTAAAAGTATTTACTATTAGTGATAAATTGACTAACCATATGCTTTTACAAAAGCTGAAACATGCAATGGAGCATCGATTAGGGGGTTTGAAATAA
- a CDS encoding MFS transporter — MANDKPHLSFWQIWNMCFGFLGLQFGFALQNANMSRIFQTLGAEMDTIPILWIAGPVTGLIVQPIIGHLSDKTWTHLGRRRPYFLYGAIVTSLALVLMPNASYLWMAAGLLWILDASINVSMEPFRAFVADNMPKKQQARGYSMQSFFIGIGAVVASMLPWVLAEFGVDNQAVEGQLPDTVKYAFYAGAVVLLATICWTVFSTKEYSPQELASFDENQSDNKQPLKAVFDPARFVKLGVIWSALGLFSTFLILSLDLDKQLYVLSGSIWVFGFLMLIVGGRHKKNKPMTGFDSVFQDLMTMPKVMKQLAVVQFFSWFALFAMWIYTTAAVTSVHFGSSDASTVEFNDGANWVGVLFATYNGFSALAALAIPFMVKSIGLRKAHLVNLFLGAGGLALFLVIDNPDYLLIAMVGVGFAWASILSLPYAMLAGALPSNKMGVYMGIFNFFIVIPQLLAASILGVILKLVFDNQPIYALLVGAISLVIAGLFSLNVSHETASDEQRV; from the coding sequence ATGGCGAATGACAAGCCACATCTAAGCTTTTGGCAAATTTGGAACATGTGCTTCGGATTTTTAGGCCTGCAATTTGGCTTTGCTTTACAAAACGCAAACATGAGTCGAATTTTTCAAACTCTTGGCGCTGAAATGGATACAATTCCTATTCTTTGGATTGCTGGCCCTGTAACTGGGTTAATTGTACAGCCAATCATCGGTCATTTAAGCGATAAAACATGGACGCATTTAGGGCGCCGTCGTCCTTACTTTCTTTACGGTGCAATTGTCACCAGTTTGGCCCTTGTTTTAATGCCTAATGCGAGTTATTTATGGATGGCAGCGGGTTTACTTTGGATATTAGATGCATCTATTAATGTGTCAATGGAGCCATTCCGCGCTTTTGTAGCCGATAACATGCCTAAAAAACAACAGGCTAGAGGTTACTCTATGCAGAGTTTCTTTATCGGTATAGGTGCTGTTGTTGCTTCAATGCTACCTTGGGTGTTAGCTGAATTTGGTGTTGATAATCAAGCCGTTGAAGGGCAACTTCCTGATACCGTAAAATATGCGTTTTATGCTGGTGCAGTAGTGCTTCTTGCCACTATTTGTTGGACGGTTTTTTCGACGAAAGAATATTCTCCTCAAGAATTAGCTTCTTTTGATGAAAACCAAAGTGACAATAAACAACCTTTAAAAGCCGTATTTGATCCGGCGAGATTCGTAAAACTTGGTGTTATTTGGTCGGCCCTTGGTTTGTTTTCGACATTTTTGATTTTAAGCTTAGATCTAGACAAACAGCTTTATGTTCTCTCTGGCAGTATTTGGGTATTTGGATTTTTAATGTTAATCGTAGGTGGTCGACATAAAAAGAACAAACCAATGACAGGGTTCGATTCTGTTTTTCAAGATTTAATGACAATGCCAAAAGTGATGAAACAATTGGCAGTGGTTCAATTTTTCTCTTGGTTTGCTTTATTTGCAATGTGGATTTATACCACAGCAGCTGTTACCTCAGTACACTTTGGCTCTTCTGATGCCTCAACCGTTGAGTTTAATGACGGTGCTAATTGGGTAGGGGTTTTATTTGCCACCTATAACGGTTTCTCTGCACTTGCTGCTCTTGCTATTCCATTTATGGTGAAATCCATTGGCTTACGTAAAGCCCATTTAGTGAATTTATTTCTTGGTGCGGGCGGTTTGGCGTTATTCTTGGTAATTGATAATCCAGATTATTTACTAATTGCAATGGTAGGTGTTGGATTTGCTTGGGCATCAATTTTATCACTCCCATATGCCATGTTAGCGGGCGCTTTACCATCGAATAAAATGGGTGTTTACATGGGGATCTTTAATTTCTTTATTGTTATTCCGCAATTGCTCGCAGCCAGTATTTTAGGTGTCATTTTAAAACTCGTTTTTGATAATCAACCTATTTATGCTTTGTTGGTAGGCGCAATAAGTCTAGTCATTGCAGGTTTATTTTCATTAAATGTGTCTCATGAAACGGCTAGTGATGAACAAAGAGTTTAA
- a CDS encoding M14 family metallopeptidase gives MRVSDSFDGGNIQVINLENKDDLQLEIRPDEGGDFFQWFNYRFSGEAGCQYTFNILNAGQSSYTKGWEDYQAVASYDREHWFRVPTEYVDGQLKIQIELQCETVQIAYFAPYSYERHLDLISSVQLHPQVSLEQLGLTIDGRDLTLVKVGDGDISKKNIWITARQHPGETMAEWAVEGLLHRLLDQDCPISKSLLDKANIYIVPNMNPDGSVRGHLRTNAVGANLNREWQSPTLERSPEVYYVVNKMKETGVDLFYDMHGDEALPYVFLAGAEGIPNYSERLKNLQDEFVSALQLSTADFQTEYGYDKDEPGKANLTVACNWVANTFECLANTLEMPFKDNDNLPDPFVGWSPERSIYIGEASLVAMLAVVDNLR, from the coding sequence ATGAGAGTCAGTGATAGCTTTGATGGCGGAAATATTCAGGTAATTAATTTAGAGAATAAAGATGATCTGCAACTTGAAATTCGTCCTGATGAAGGCGGAGATTTTTTTCAGTGGTTTAATTACCGTTTCAGCGGTGAAGCAGGTTGCCAATACACGTTTAATATTTTGAATGCAGGACAATCTTCTTACACAAAGGGCTGGGAAGATTATCAAGCTGTTGCAAGTTATGACCGTGAACACTGGTTTCGTGTACCTACCGAGTACGTTGATGGCCAGCTTAAAATTCAAATCGAATTACAGTGCGAGACTGTTCAAATAGCTTATTTTGCACCATATAGTTACGAGCGTCATCTTGATCTTATTAGTTCTGTTCAGCTACACCCACAAGTGTCTTTGGAGCAGCTTGGCTTAACAATCGACGGTCGTGATTTAACACTGGTAAAAGTTGGTGATGGTGACATATCTAAGAAAAATATATGGATTACAGCCCGTCAGCACCCAGGCGAAACAATGGCAGAATGGGCAGTAGAAGGTTTGCTACATCGTCTATTAGATCAAGATTGCCCTATTTCAAAATCTCTACTTGATAAGGCCAATATTTATATCGTTCCTAACATGAATCCTGATGGCAGTGTACGTGGTCATCTGAGAACGAATGCCGTTGGTGCAAACTTAAACCGTGAGTGGCAATCCCCAACGCTAGAAAGAAGCCCTGAAGTTTATTACGTCGTTAATAAAATGAAGGAGACAGGTGTTGATTTATTCTATGATATGCATGGCGACGAAGCATTGCCTTATGTTTTCTTAGCTGGGGCTGAAGGAATTCCGAACTATAGTGAACGTTTGAAAAACCTTCAAGATGAATTTGTTTCAGCATTGCAACTTTCAACCGCTGACTTTCAAACTGAGTATGGCTATGACAAAGACGAGCCAGGTAAAGCAAATTTAACGGTAGCCTGTAATTGGGTTGCGAATACATTTGAATGTTTAGCTAATACCTTAGAAATGCCATTTAAAGATAATGATAACTTACCGGATCCTTTTGTTGGCTGGTCACCAGAACGCAGCATCTATATTGGTGAAGCATCTTTAGTTGCGATGTTAGCTGTTGTTGATAATTTGAGGTAA
- a CDS encoding zinc ribbon domain-containing protein: MALIECSACKKRISSLAKSCQFCGVSQGEESEGTQKIRQINRASQLQTHSFIALTLFIAGVMIWFWGGEAAEGTRLYIGGACFVFGFIGYLITRIRIILNRRGKV; this comes from the coding sequence ATGGCGTTAATAGAATGCTCAGCATGCAAAAAGCGAATCTCAAGTCTCGCTAAATCTTGTCAATTCTGTGGCGTTTCGCAAGGTGAAGAATCAGAGGGAACTCAGAAGATTCGCCAGATTAATCGTGCAAGTCAATTACAAACTCACAGCTTTATTGCACTTACCTTGTTTATTGCTGGAGTGATGATTTGGTTTTGGGGTGGTGAAGCTGCTGAAGGTACTCGATTATATATCGGTGGTGCATGTTTTGTGTTTGGCTTTATCGGTTATTTAATTACCCGAATACGAATTATTTTGAATCGACGTGGAAAAGTATAA